The Cycloclasticus sp. genomic sequence TACCACTGGCTGAGCTGCCTGCCGTTGTATTAGAGGATGTCACGTAAGGGTAGGTTCCGTGATCAATATCTAATAGTGCACCTTGCGCACCTTCAAATAAGATATTTTTATCATCTCGACTATAGTTATGTAGCTCATCGGCAACGTCAATCAGCATTGGCTTAATCACCTCTGCCTGAGCCATCACTTCGTCGTACATCGTTTGAAAGTCATAAGTCTCTGCGTTGAAGTAGTTTTCCAATACAAAGTTATGGTATTTCAGTAATTCTTTTAATTTTTCAGCAAAAACGTCCGGCGTTAATAAGTCGCCTGCTCGTACACCACGCCGCGCTACTTTATCTTCATACGCAGGCCCAATGCCTCGCCCTGTTGTGCCAATGGCTTTATTTCCTCGCGCGTTTTCGCGCGCTAAATCTAACCCTATATGTACAGGTAATATGAGAGGGCAAGCTTCACTAATTTTTAAACGACCATCTAGATTAACACCCGCCTTTTTCAATACGTCCATTTCTGTCAGTAATGCTTCAGGCGAAAGCACCACACCATTACCAATCAAGCACTGTACGTTCTCTCTTAAAATACCCGATGGAATCAAATGCAATACGGTTTTTTTATTACCTATTACTAGCGTGTGCCCTGCATTATGACCACCTTGAAAGCGCACCACTGCCGCTACATCATCGGTTAATAAATCAACCAATTTACCTTTGCCCTCGTCACCCCATTGGGTGCCAATTACGACAACATTTTTTCCCATTTTATATCTCTATTAATTATTTAATTGAACTGCAAGCCGGTAGTGCTATTCACTAACTTGCCATTGACCATTTGCATTTGTAATGACTAACCTGTGTTCAGGCTGTTGTTGATTATCTGGAAGCTCTTGTATCACTATTTTACCAGATGCTCTCAAGCCTCGGATAACATCGTGCAAATCCGCATCATCCACATCAGGCGCCAAAATAATGTCATTAATACTGACTTCATCCGACGTGCTTAAGCGTGATAGAACTTTAATATCAGCACTAAAGCCTGTAGCCGGCAATGAATCATCTAGCTGTTCGGTCAAATTATCATATCGACCGCCACGCGCTACTTCCGAACCGAATCCTGGCACAAACGCCGCAAACACAATACCCGTTTGGTATTGGTAACAACGTAATTCCCCAAGGTCAAAATAGAATGGTAACGCGGGATAAATCCGTTGCAGCAATTCAGCAACTTCTTGAAGTTCTTCGATGGCGCTAATAACATCGTCACCACCGATAGATAAACTAGATTTAGCGTCTTCCAATACCGACACATCGCCATTAAGGTATAGCAGTTGATAAAAAGCTTTGTGCCACTCCGCGTCTAATGAATACGTGTTAAGTAGCTCCTCTAATTCATCGCTAGCTTTACGCTGTAATACTTCAAGTAATTCAGCTTCTTGCGCCGATGTAAGACCCGCCTTATTTGCAAGCCCTCTAAAAATAGCCACGTGCCCTAAATCCAAATGGACTTCTTGTAGCCCCGCTGTTGCCAATGTTTCAAGCATTAAGCGTATGATTTCCACGTCGCTTTTAATATGTTGACTGCCGTACAGTTCAACACCTACTTGTATCGGGCTACGTGATTTTTCGATTTTAGCGCCACGGGCTTGTAGCACCGAGCCTAAATAGCAAAGCCTTGTTGGCGCGCCTTTATGAATATGATGTGAAGCCATACGAGCCACCTGTGGCGTCATATCTGCTCTAATACCGAGTGCTTTGCCGCTAATTTGATCTGTTAAATTAAAGGTTTGAAGCGCTAATTCACTGCCAGTACCTGTCAGTAATGTATCGCGAAACTCAACCATCGGCGGAATAACATACTGATAGCCCCATGATTGAAATAAATTTAACAATTCACGGCGCATCGTTTCCAAACGCGCAGCATCAGCCGGAAGTAATGCATCTATCCCTTCAGGCAATATCCAATTATTTTTTTTTACCATTGACTTGCTTAAACCTTAACGTACTAACGTTAATAAGATAACGCCCGCAATCATGCTGACGAGACCCGATACACGAACTGTTTGATCATCCATTTCCATCAAACGTTGATAGGTCTTACGTAAAGAGTTGGGGCTCATAAAAGGAATAATTCCCTCTAAAATCAATACCAAAGCCACTGCTGCAAATAATTCTTGCCACGCCATACGCGAACACCATCACCAATAAATGTCTGAAATTAAATATTAATGCTGCTTAAAATATTTAAAGAAGTCAGATGTAGGCTCAAGAACAATCAAATCATCGCCAGAGCCCATACTTTTCCGATACGCATCTAAACTACGGTAAAAAGCAAAGAATTCTTTGTTTTGATTGTAGGCATTTGCATAGGTTTTAGCCGCCTCTGCATCACCTTTACCTCGTAATTCTTGTGATGTTTTATAAGCTGTCGCTAGAATAATCTCGCCTTGCTTATCGGCATTAGCTTTAATCTTTTCAGCTGCTTCTTTACCTCTTGATCTAAAGTCACGCGCCACTCGTTCACGCTCTGACTCCATCCGTTTATAAACAGATGCACTGACTTCATCGGGCAAATCAATACGTTTAATACGGACGTCGATAATATCAATACCCAAACCTTTACCCAGTAAATTAATATCCTCAACCAAACCTAAACGAATTTTATCCCTGCCAACCGAAATCAATTCTTTAATCGTTTGCTTACTAAAGGCTGCTCTCATGCCTTCCTTAACAAATTGATTT encodes the following:
- the hflC gene encoding protease modulator HflC, whose product is MKINPLILVVLIAILFIGSASIFTVDQREKAIVFRLGEIVRTDLEPGLHFKMPFINNVRKYDGRLQTLDSRPERFLTSEKKNVIVDTFVKWKISNVDNFYRAVGGDPRQVDTRLNQFVKEGMRAAFSKQTIKELISVGRDKIRLGLVEDINLLGKGLGIDIIDVRIKRIDLPDEVSASVYKRMESERERVARDFRSRGKEAAEKIKANADKQGEIILATAYKTSQELRGKGDAEAAKTYANAYNQNKEFFAFYRSLDAYRKSMGSGDDLIVLEPTSDFFKYFKQH
- a CDS encoding ATP phosphoribosyltransferase regulatory subunit, translating into MVKKNNWILPEGIDALLPADAARLETMRRELLNLFQSWGYQYVIPPMVEFRDTLLTGTGSELALQTFNLTDQISGKALGIRADMTPQVARMASHHIHKGAPTRLCYLGSVLQARGAKIEKSRSPIQVGVELYGSQHIKSDVEIIRLMLETLATAGLQEVHLDLGHVAIFRGLANKAGLTSAQEAELLEVLQRKASDELEELLNTYSLDAEWHKAFYQLLYLNGDVSVLEDAKSSLSIGGDDVISAIEELQEVAELLQRIYPALPFYFDLGELRCYQYQTGIVFAAFVPGFGSEVARGGRYDNLTEQLDDSLPATGFSADIKVLSRLSTSDEVSINDIILAPDVDDADLHDVIRGLRASGKIVIQELPDNQQQPEHRLVITNANGQWQVSE
- a CDS encoding adenylosuccinate synthase, whose product is MGKNVVVIGTQWGDEGKGKLVDLLTDDVAAVVRFQGGHNAGHTLVIGNKKTVLHLIPSGILRENVQCLIGNGVVLSPEALLTEMDVLKKAGVNLDGRLKISEACPLILPVHIGLDLARENARGNKAIGTTGRGIGPAYEDKVARRGVRAGDLLTPDVFAEKLKELLKYHNFVLENYFNAETYDFQTMYDEVMAQAEVIKPMLIDVADELHNYSRDDKNILFEGAQGALLDIDHGTYPYVTSSNTTAGSSASGSGMGPCDMDYILGITKAYTTRVGSGPFPTELDDEVGEYLGKKGHEFGATTGRERRCGWFDAVSLRRSARLNSLTGICLTKLDVMDGLEEVKICTSYKLNGEVIDVPPIGAENYARCEPIFETMPGWKGKTEGRKSLDNFPTEALAYIKRLEELIGVPIDIISTGPERTETIVLNNPFQ
- a CDS encoding DUF2065 domain-containing protein gives rise to the protein MAWQELFAAVALVLILEGIIPFMSPNSLRKTYQRLMEMDDQTVRVSGLVSMIAGVILLTLVR